Proteins from a genomic interval of Thunnus maccoyii chromosome 1, fThuMac1.1, whole genome shotgun sequence:
- the LOC121898061 gene encoding uncharacterized protein LOC121898061 — MALRSDCLRAVARRERVLSTPLVTEKMVSTVSLAQDGPAPCFFKNWCYQFLATGDFHALQLTSDDVDDLEYALLIEKVEAATDLTQFTEETVSCGYTELLKVDRKDSIIRAIVLHATVRLTPMLQQIRNGMKVYNLLEVIGRHQTLCTNLFVSKEDDDRPGADYIMSILAPELSESGSRRQARENSIINFFQDFLQDLEVTGEDQEMCEPLTQEVLQSQNQEGHWSLEQQEHWTRAQAPSSIR; from the exons ATGGCATTGAGAAGTGACTGTTTGAGGGCAGTGGCAAGAAGGGAAAGAGTCCTGTCTACTCCATTAGTGACAGAGAAAATGGTTTCTACAG TCAGTCTGGCTCAGGATGGCCCAGCACCATGCTTCTTCAAAAATTGGTGTTACCAGTTTCTTGCAACAGGAGACTTTCATGCTCTGCAGCTGACCAGTGATGATGTGGATGATCTTGAATATGCTTTACTCATAGAAAAG gtGGAGGCAGCAACTGATCTGACACAGTTCACAGAAGAAACTGTGAGTTGTGGTTACACAGAGCTGCTAAAGGTGGACAGAAAAGACAGTATCATAAG AGCCATTGTTCTACATGCTACAGTGCGTCTGACTCCCATGCTTCAGCAAATTAGAAATGGCATGAAGGTCTACAACCTTCTGGAGGTGATTGGGAGGCACCAAACTCTCTGCACAAACCTGTTTGTCTCCAAAGAGGATGATGACAGA CCGGGTGCTGATTACATAATGAGTATCCTAGCACCTGAGCTAAGTGAGAGTGGAAGTCGAAGGCAAGCAAGAGAAAATTCCATCATCAACTTCTTCCAGGACTTTCTGCAAGACCTTGAAGTGACAG GTGAAGACCAGGAAATGTGTGAGCCTCTGACCCAAGAAGTGCTGCAAAGTCAAAATCAAGAGGGGCATTGGAGTCTAGAACAACAAGAACACTGGACAAGGGCACAAGCCCCTTCTTCCATAAGATAG